The sequence CCGGCCGGATGCGCGGCGAGGGCGCGCTGCAGGCGTGCTTCGCCTACGAGTCGCAGCTGGACCAGCTGGCCGCCCGGATCGGCGTGGACCCGGTGGAGGTCCGCCGGCGCAACGTGATGGCGACCGGGGACCCGCTGCCCACCGGACAGGCCGTCACCTGCCCGGCGCCGGTGGCTGCGCTGTTGGACGCCGTGGCCGCCGAGCCGCTGCCCGCGCTGCCGGTGGACGACCCGGACGCCGAATGGCTGCTGCCGGGCGGGCCCGGCGGCGCGGGCGACCCGGCCGCGGTGCGGCGCGGGATCGGTTACGCGCTGGGCATGGTGCACATGCTGGGCGCCGAGGGCGAGGACGAGGTCGCCACCGCGACGGTGCGGGTCAGTGGCGACCACGCCACGGTGATCTGCTCCGCCGTCGACGCCGGCCAGGGCTTCGCCACGCTGGCCCGGCAGATCGTGCAGAGCGTGCTGGGCGTCAGCGAGGTGTACATCGCGCCCGCCGACAGCGACCAGGCGGTGGCCGGGCCGTCGGCCCGGGGCCGGCACACCTGGGTGTCCGGCGGTGCGGTCGAGCGGGCCGCGCTGATGGTCCGCCACCAGTTGCTCCAGCCCATCGCCGCCGACTTCGGGATGTCGGTGGAGCTGCTGCAGATCGCCGAGGGCAAGATCACCTCGTACGACGGGGTGCTCGGCATGCCGGTGGCCGAGGCGCTGGAGGGCAAGGAGCTGTGGGCGACCGCGCAGTGCCGCCCGCACCCGACCGAGCCGCTGGACGAGGCCGGGCAGGGCGACGCCTTCGTCTCCATCGCGTTCTGCGCGATGCGCGCGGTGGTGGACGTGGACATCGAGCTGGGCGCGGTCCGGGTGGTCGAGGTGACGGTGGCCCAGGACGTCGGCCGGGCGCTGAACCCGCGGCAGATCGAGGACCGGATCGAGGCGGGGGTCGCCCAGGGCGTCGGGCTGGCGCTGCTGGAGGACCTGCGGACCGAGGGCGGTGTGCTGGCCAACCCCTCGCTGACCGGGTACCGGCTGCCGACCGCGCTGGACACCCCGGAGATCCGGGTCGCCGCGCTGCTGGAGGAGCGTGACGTGGTGGCTCCGTTCGGGGCCAAGGCGGTCAGCGCGGTGCCGGCCGTGACCGCGCCGGCGGCGGTGGCCGCGGCGGTCCGGGCCGCGACCGGTCTGCCGGTGGGTCGGCTGCCGATCCGCCCGGAGGACGCCGTCACCGGCTGAGCCGGTGCCGCCGGGTGGTTCCGCGGGTTCCGCGGAACCACCCGGACCGGCGCTTCTCCTGGGAAATCCGGCGACGCGAAATCCCGCGAATCCCGCGACGGAAAAGCACGACGACGGGAAAGCGCGCGAGGGGGAAGCACGCGAGGGGAAAGCGCGGCGACGGGAAAGCACGACGAATTGCCGGGCGGCCCTTTTCGGGGCCGGACCGGCAATTCGTCTTCGTGGAGGCCATGACGGGAATCGAACCCGTGTACACCGCTTTGCAGGCGGTTCCCTGATCCACTCGGGCACACGGCCGTGGGGTGGGGCTTGGGTGGGGCGGGAGCGGTGGTGCGGCTGGAACTGCGGGTGCGCTCAGGCGCAGCGGCAGCAGCGACAGGCGCGACAACAGCGGGGAGCGGTGGTGCAGGTGCGGGGCGCGAGGGCCGCCGTCCTCCTGTCCATGTCCGACTCCTTGTCGTCGTTCGCCGTGTTGGTGAATTCAGTCTGGCGGAACGGCGCGCGGAGCGTCAATATCCCTTTGTAAATTCTGTGTGGCGGGATTCCCGGCCGGGTGTGCTACGGTCGGGAACAGGTGGTCCTCGCGGCCGCCCCGGACGAGCGCGTCGTACCCGGTCACGACAAGACGGCGCAGTGACAGCGGCAACCGTGCCGCTGCCGACTGCGGAGGTACGACCGTCATGGCTTGGCTCGTTCTGATCATTTCCGGTGTCCTGGAGACGGTGTGGGCGGTGGCCCTGGAGTCTTCCAAGGGCTTCTCCCGCCTGGTCCCGACCGTGGTGTTCGGGGTGGCGCTGGCGCTCTCGATGGGCGGCCTGGCGTACGCGATGCGCTCGATCCCGATCGGCACCGGCTACGCGGTCTGGGTCGGCATCGGCGCGGTGGGTACGGCGCTCTACGGCATGACCGTGCTCGGTGACGCGGCGACCCTGGCCCGGATCGGCTGCCTGCTCCTGATCGTCTCCGGCGTGGTGGGCCTGAAGGTGCTGCACTGAGCTGCCCGAACGGGCCGGGTCGCGCTGTCCCGGAGGTCCCGCGCCGCTCTCTCGTCCTCCGGTCCTAGGGCCGGAGGTGGAGGCGGTTCCCGACCACGGTCAGGGGCCATCGGGCCAGATGCGCCTTACGATCATACGTATGACCACAGCCTCCCCCGTGTCGGCCGACACCGCCTCCGTTCCGATATCGACCGACCCCGGCGGAGGGGTCATGGGCGACCGCTTCCGGGCGCTGACCCTGGGCATCGTCTCGGTGGTCCTGGTGATCGCCTTCGAGGCGACGGCCGTCAACACCGCGATGCCGGTCGCCGCCCGTGAGCTCGACGGGCTCGGGCTGTACGCCTTCGCCTTCTCCGGCTACTTCACCACCACCCTGTTCGCGCTGGTCGTCTCCGGCCAGTGGTGCGACCGCAGCGGGCCGCTGCAGCCGCTGTTCACCGGCATCGCGGTGTTCGGCGCCGGCCTGCTGGTGGCCGGCGCGGCGCCCGGGATGTGGATCTTCGTGGGCGGCCGGGCGATCCAGGGCCTCGGCGGCGGTCTGGTGATCGTCGCGCTCTACGTGGTGGTCGGCCGGGCCTACCCCGAACGGCTGCGGCCCTCGGTCTTCGCGGCCTTCTCCTCGGCCTGGGTGCTGCCCTCGATCATCGGCCCGGTGGTCTCCGGGGCGGTCACCCAGCACCTCGGCTGGCGCTGGGTGTTCCTCGCCGTGCCGGTGCTGATCCTGCTGCCGCTCGTGGTGATGGGCCCGGCGCTGCGCCGCTCGGAGAAGGCGCAGCCGGTGCTCCGGGGCGGTGGGTTCGACCGCCGCCGTACCGGGCTGGCCGCGATGGCCGCGCTGGGCGCGGGCCTGCTGCAGTACGCGGGCCAGCGGCGCGACCTGCCCGGGCTGCTGCCGGCCGTCACGGGTGCGGCCCTGCTGGTCCCGGCGGTGCTGGGGCTGCTGCCGGCCGGGACGCTGCGGGCCGGGCGCGGACTGCCGACGGTGATCCTGCTGCGCGGGGTCGCGGCCGGGGCCTTCTTCGCGGCCGAGGCGTTCATCCCGCTGATGATGGTGACCGAGCGCGGGCTGTCGCCGACGCTGGCGGGTCTCACCCTGACCAGTGGCGGCCTGTCCTGGGCGCTCGGCTCCTGGATCCAGGGCCGGCCGGGGGCGGAGCGCCACCGGGCGCTGATGATCCGCGGCGGGTTCGTGCTGACCGCGGTCGCCATCGCGGGCGCGGCGCTGGTGCTCGTCCCGGCCGTGCCGGCCTGGGTGGCGGCGGTGGCCTGGGGTGTCGGTGGCATCGGCATGGGCCTGGCGGTGGCGAGCATCAGCGTGCTGATGATGAAGCTGTCCACGCCCGAGGACGCCGGGGCCAACTCGGCCTCGCTCCAGGTGAGCGACGCGCTGGGCAATGTGCTGCTGGTGGGGCTGGCCGGAGTGCTGTTCGCGGCGCTGGGCGGCGGCTCGGTGGCCGCCGCCCACGACGGCGCCGCGGGCACCGGGACGACCGGGGCCTTCACGGTGATCTTCCTGGCCATGACCGGGGTGGCGCTGCTCGGCGCCCTGGTCTCCGGCCGGGTCCGCAAGGCCGCCTGAGCCGGAGAAAAGCGCTCCGGAGGCGAGCGGGCGAAGACTCAGAAGGTCTCCCAGCCCCCGGCCGGTGCCTGGCCGGGGGCGAGGCCCTGCAGCTTGCGGAGCAGCGCCGGGTCCTGGGCGTCCAGCCAGTCGACCAGCTGGCGGAAGGACACCATCCGCACCTCGGGCCGTCCGGCGATCGCCTTGATCACCTCTTCGACGGCGTTCATGTAGATGCCGCCGTTCCACTCCTCGAAGTGGTTGCCGATGACGAACGGGGCGCGGTTGGTGGTGTAGGCGCGCTCGAAGCCCATCAGGTAGGACTCCCGGGCCTGGGTCTGGAAGCCGGGGTGGAGCGCCGGGTCCGCCTTGGTGTTGCTGCCGCACTGGTTGAACATGATGTTGTAGTCCATCGACAGCACCTGGAAGGTGTGACCGGGGAAGGGGATGGACTGCAGCGGGAGGTCCCAGAGCGCGCCGCCCTGCATCTTCTGCGGCCACACCTGGGTCCCGTTGCCGCTGCTGTCGTAGCGCCAGCCGCGCCGGACGGCGGTGGGCAGCAGGTTGCGCTGGCCCTCCAGGCAGGGGGTGCGGCTGCCGATCAGTTCCTTGCGGTAGTCGAAGGGCAGCGCCGGCAGGTCGGTGAAGCCGGTGTTGGTCCGCCAGTTCATGACGAAGCCCATCGCCTGCTCGATCTCGCTGTCCCACTCCTCGGCGGACCACTGGCCGACACCGTTGGGGCCGCAGAAGTGGCCGTTGAAGTGGGTGCCGATCTCGTGCCCCTCCATCCAGGCGGCGTGCAGGTTCTCCAGGGTGTCGTGGATGTGCTGGTCGCTGAGGTAGCCGATGTCGGAGGCGCCGACCTTGTGCTGCGGCGGGCGGTAGAGGTCCTTCTTCCCCTCGGGCAGCAGGTAGGAGCCGCTGAGGAAGAAGGTCATGGACGCGTTGTGCTCCCGGGCGAGCCGGCGGAAGCGGGCGAACAGGCCGTTGTCGAGCTCGGCGGCGCCGTCCCAGGAGAAGACGACGAACTGGGGCGGACGCTGGCCGGGCCGCAGCGGTTCGAGGGTGGGCTGGTTCGGCTGCGGGCCGGTGTCCGAGGTGGAGCCGTCGCCGATCAGGGTGACCGGGGGCTTGGCGGCCTCGGTCGGGGTGCCGGCGTGGTCCTCGGCCGGGGTGGCCGGGACCGGGGCCGGAGTGGTCGCCTGTCCGCCGTCGGGGTCGGTCCGGCTCGCGCAGCCCGCGGCGAGGCTGGCGGCGCCGGCGGCACCCGCGGCCAGCAGGGTGCGGCGGGAGAGGGCGTCCATGGTCACTCCGTTCGTGGGGCGTGCGCGGGGGCGGGGCACGGCAGGCGCGCGACCGTCCGCCGGACCGGGGTCCGGTGGGACAAGTGCGGTGATAGGCCTGTGAACGGGGTCAGCATGGCATGTGATCGGAAGCGGTCAGTGCTTCACCACGAACGGTCGGAACTCATCGCCCGAAGGATGCAACCGGGATGACGTTCCTGAGTGTCAGATGAAGAGATTGTCGCGACATCGGGCGTCCGCCAGGTGACCGGAGCGTGGCGTCACGGTGACGCTTCACTCGCTCGGACCATGTCGGGCCACCCGGGCCCTGCCGAACGGGGGGAGCGAGTACGACCATCGTATGGATGTGGCATAAGGTCCGATCCGGTTGCATTGTTCTCAGACATCTCCCAGAAACCGGCAACCGTACGACGTCAGCAGAGGGGAGCGCCGGTGGGCGCCCAGCAGAGCAGGAGCCCGTGGCCGGGTACCCTGGCGGTCGGCGCCGCGCTCGTGCTGGGTGCGTGGCTGCTGACCGACGGCGGTCACGTCGTGCTCCCCCCGGCCCCCGGCAGCGGGCAGGCCCTCACCGGCTTCGCGCCGGTCTCCGTGGTGCCGCCGCTCGGGCCCTCCCGGCCGACCAGGATCCGGATCCCGGCCGTGCGGCTCGACGCCCCGGTCACCGGCCTCGGCCTCGACCGGGACGGCCACCTCCAGACCCCTCCCGAGGAGGACCGGAACCTCGCCGGCTGGTACCGGGACGGTGCCGCCCCCGGCCAGCGGGGCACGGCGATCATCGCCGGCCACGTCGACAACCACAGCGGGCCCGCCGTCTTCTACGACCTGGGCGCGCTGCACCGCGGGGACCGGATCGAGATCCTCCGCGAGGACGGCCGCACCGCGGTCTACCAGCTCTACGCCATCGAAGTGCACGACCGAAAGGACTTCCCGGACGACCGGGTGTACCGCCAGGCCGCCGACGCCCAGCTGCGGGTGATCACCTGCGGCGGGGGCTACAGCGAGGAGCGGGGCTACGACGGCAACGTCGTCGCCTACGGCTTCCTGGCCGACACCAGGCGTTCGGGGACGAACGTATGACCACCGTCTCTCTCGCCCTGAGCTGGAACCCGATCGACTGGCCGCTGACCCGCGGCCCGATCCCGCGCGCCGTCCTGCTGGCCGGCTGGGGTTCGCTGCTGTTCCTCGCCTGCTGGTCCCGCACCCGCGGGTGGTGGCGCCTCCGGCTGCCCGCGGCCCTGGTCACGGCGGCGGCGCTCAGCCTGCTGCTCGACACCGCCGTCGACGACTGGTGGCACCCCTTCCCCGAGGGGACCCCGCACTACGTCACCTGGTGGATCGCGGTCGGTCTGCTCGGGCTCTCCCTGGTCGCCTTCCGGATGCGCGGCAGCACGCTGCGCCGCCGGCTGCTGGCGGTCGGTGCCGGGGCCCTGGTGCTGCTGATGGCCTCCTCCCAGGTGAACCGGGGCTTCGACCAGTACCCGACCGGCCGGGTGATGCTCGCGCCGTGGCTGGAGAAGACCCAGGAGCTGACCACCGGGAAGGCCGCCGCCACCATCGGCCGGCCGCCCGGCAAGGTGCTGGAGGAGGTCTGGCAGCCGCCGGCCGACCTCCCGGCGAAGGGCACCGTCTCGTCCGTCGCGGTTCCGGGCACCAAGTCCGGCTTCGAGTCCCGCGACGGGTACGTGTACCTGCCGCCGGCCTACCAGGCCAACCCCAGGCCGCTGCTGCCGGTGGTCGTGCTCCTGGCCGGCCAGCCGGGCACTCCGGGCGACTGGGTGTTCGGCGGCCAGATCGCCGACTCCCTCGACGCCTTCGCGGCCGAGCACCACGGGCTGGCCCCGATCGTGGTCATGGTCGACCAGCTGGGCTCGACCTGGAACAACACGCTCTGCCTCGATTCCAAGATCGCCAAGGTCCAGACCTTCCTGGCCGAGGACGTGCCGGCCTGGGTGCACGCCAACCTCCAGACGGCCGAGGGCCGCAAGAACTGGGTGATCGCCGGTGCCTCGATGGGTGGCACCTGCGCGCTCCAGCTCGCCGTCAACGCGCCCGAGGTCTACGGCTCGTTCCTCGACATGTCCGGTCAGGACGAGCCCACCCTCGGCACCCGTGAGGAGACCGTCCAGGCGGCCTACGACGGCGACGCGGCGAAGTTCGCCGCTGTCGACCCGCTCCAGGTGATGGCGCGGAAGAAGTTCCCGGACACCGCGGGGGCCATCGTGGTCGGCCGCGACGACGACGAGTTCCGGCCGCAGCAGGAGAAGGTGTACCGCGCGGTCGTGGAGGCGGGAATGCAGGCCAAGTTCGACCTCATGCCCGGCGGGCACGGCTGGATCATCTTCCGGCCCGGCATCGCCGACCAGCTGCCCTGGCTGGCACAGCAGACCGGGATGATCCGGTGACCCTGCTCGGCGCCTCCCCGGGAGTCGCCGCCGAGCAGGAGCAGAGCCGCGGCGGTGGAGCGTCGCGCCTGCTCGTGCCCCGGCCCTTCCGCACCGGGTCCGGATCCAACCGCGCCGACGCCGCGCCCGCCGACTCCGGCGGTCCCGACAGCGGCGCCCCGGGCCCCGGCGCGCCCGCGCCGAGGCCCCGGCAGCGGGCCGTCCGCGCGGCCGCGGGTCTCGTCACCCGGCTGGCCGCCCGGCTCGGCGAGGCCCCGCTCACCCTGGTGCTGCTGGTCGGCCTGTGGGCCGTCGGCGCCGCCACCGGCAGCCTCACCCGGGGGCCGTCGGACGCCCTGCTGGAGCACGTCGGCATCGGGCGGCCGACCCTCCACGCGGGCCGCTGGTGGACGCCGCTCACCTCGCTGTTCTGGTGCTCCGGCATCGGCGCCTACGTCTTCACCAGCCTGCTGCTGCTCCTGGTCGGCCCGGCCGCCGAGCGCCGCCTCGGCCGGCTGCGCACCGTCGGGGTGCTGGTCGCCGGCCAGCTGGTCGGCGTCATGGCCGGGACCGTCGTGGTCGCGGTCGGTGCCCGGCTCGGCGAGCAGTGGACCGTCTCCATAGCCGGCCAGACCGCCGTCGGCCCCGGCGTCGGTCTGTTCGCGCTGGCCGGCGTGCTCGGATACCGGCTCACCGTGCTCTGGCGCCGCCGGCTGCACCTGCTGGTGCTGCTGGTGCCGCTGGTGATGGCGCTGTACGTGGGACACCTGCAGAGCGTGCAGCGGTTCAGCGGGGCGCTGGTCGGTCTGGCCGCCGGCGCACTGCTGTTCCGCCGCCGCCCGCACCTGCGCTCGCACCGCTCCTCCCACACCGAGACCCGGGTGCTGGTCGCGCTCTGCCTGGTCGCCGCGGCGCTCGGCCCGATGATCGCCTCGCTGTACGACAACGCGGCCGGCCCGTTCAACACCTTCTCGGAGATCTACCTCTCGCACCGGCTCACCCCGGACGAGGTCGCCGACTTCTGCTCGGTCTCGGCCCACGACTGCGCCCGCGCGCACGCCGTGCAGCGGATCTTCGACACCCCGGCCCGGCTGATGGCCACGCTCTTCCCGGCCCTGCTGCTGGTGCTCGCCGAGGGCCTGCGCCGCGGCCTGCGGTTCGCCTGGCGGATCACCGTCGCCACCGAGCTGCTCTGGACCGTGATGCTGGTCGTCCTGTTCGTGGAGACCAGCACCGGCTCGAGCGACGTCCTCCAGTACTTCGTCGAGGCGCTGCTGCTGCCGATGGTCACCGTCGGCCTGCTGCTGGCCACCCGCAAGCGCTTCACACTGCGGCTGCCGCGCCCGGTGCTCGTCCGGCTGTTCGCCGTGGTCGGCGGGGCGCTGGCCGTCGCCTCCGCCGCCTACACCGGGCTGGGCGTCCTGGCCGCCGGGCAGTTCGAGCCGGGCGCGACCTTCCGCGGCCTGGTCCACGGGCTGCCGGCGCAGTTCCTGCCGCCCGCCTACAACGACCTGCTGCCGGACTACCCGATCGCGGTCGGCAGGTTCGCCCGCGCCCTGGAGACCTACTGCGGGCTCGGCTTCTGGGCGGTCGCGCTGGCCGCGCTGCTGCTGACCTTCCGCCGGCCGGTGGTCCAGGTCGCCGCCGAGGACGCCGCCCGGGCCCGGGCGCTGCTCACCGAGCACGGCGGCGGCACGCTGTCCTTCATCACCACCTGGGACGGCAACCACTACTGGTTCGACGAGGAGGGCCGGGCCGCCGTCGCCTACCGGGTGCTGAACACCGTGGCGCTGACCACCGGCGACCCCTTCGGCGACCCGGCGGCCCGGGACCGCGCGGTGGCCGGCTTCGCCCGGTACTGCGACGCCCGGGGCTGGACGCCGTGCTTCTACAGCGTCACCCCGCAGACCCGGGCCGCGGCCGGGGAGCTCGGCTGGCGCTCGCTCCAGGTCGCCGAGGACACCGTCGTCGCCCTGCCAGACCTCGCCTTCACCGGCCGCAAGTGGCAGGACATCAGGACCGCGCTCAACAAGGCCGGCAAGCAGGGCATCACCGCCGAGTGGTGGTCGTACCACGAGGCCCCGCTGGCGCTGAAGGAGCAGATCCGGGCCATCTCCGAGGAGTGGGTCTCCGAGAAGGGCCTGCCCGAGATGGGCTTCACCCTCGGTGGTCTCGAGGAGCTGGACGACCCGGCGGTGCGGCTGCTGATCGCGATCGACGAGGACCGCAGCGTGCACGGCCTGACCAGCTGGATGCCGGTCTACGAGGACGGCGAGCCGGTCGGCTGGACGCTGGACTTCATGCGGCGGCGCTCGGACGGCTTCCGCGGCGTCACCGAGTTCCTGATCGCCTCGGCCGCGCTGGGCTTCAAGCAGGAGGGCGCGCGGTTCCTCTCGCTCTCCGGCGCGCCGCTGGCCCGCTCGGAGAAGGAGCCGCCCACCGGGCTGCAGAAGACCCTGGACTGGCTGGGCCGGGTGCTGGAGCCGGTGTACGGCTTCCGCTCGCTGCTCGCCTTCAAGGCGAAGTTCCAGCCGGAGTACCGGCCGATGTACATGGCGTACCCGGACCCGGCGGCGCTGCCCAGCATCACCCGGGCGATCGGCAAGGCGTACCTGCCGCACCTCACGCCGACGCAGGGTGTGCGGCTGATGCGCAAGCTGTCCTCCTAGCCGGACGCCCGTGCACACGGACGCCGGTCGTCCCGGACCTCGGTCCGGGACGACCGGCGTCCGTGTGCCCGCGGCCGGGCCGCCCCGGTCAGCCGAGCAGCTGGGCGAGGGCGCGGTCGGCGTCCAGGTACAGGTGCTCCTCGCCCTCGGGCACCAGCAGGTGGCTGCGCCACAGGAAGCGCCGCAGGTCGGCGGCGTCGAACCGGACCAGTGCGGCGCCCTCGGGCGCGCGCAGCTCGACCAGGGTGCTCCGGCCGGGCCCGGGCCGCACCTGCACGTCGCCGACGCCGGAGGGCAGCTCGAGGCCGCCCGCGAGCAGCCGGCGGGCGAAGACCCAGACGATGTCGCCGCTGTCCGGCCCCGCCGCCGCGGTGGGTTCGTCGAGGGAGAACTCACCGGGGAAGGCCATCCGGACCGCGAGCGGGTCGTCCGTCCGGTAGGTCAGGGCGACCCGCAGCCGGGCGGACCGGTGCGCGGACAGGATCAGTCGGGCCTGGACGGTCTCTTCGGCGGTGGCGTGCACGGCGGTTCCCTTCGCTGGTGAGGCCGTGGCGGGCGGTGGAGGGTGGAGCGGCCTCACCCGGAGAGAGACGGCGGGAGGGGTTCCGCTTACGCGGGTTTCCCGGAATTCCGCTGTGATCCACCTCACATCGATTTCCGGCCGCGCCCACCCCGGGCAGGGCGGACACCGGTCCGGTCCGGCCTCGCCGTGGCCGCCCGAACGGCGCCGGGACCGGTACGCTGGGTGGGTTGTCCGAACGCCGTCCGACCGTGGATCGAGGCCGCGAAACCGCCTCTGACCTGCGATGATCCCCCCTCGGAGACCGTGAGTACTGCCGCCGCCCCGATGCCGCTCTTCTCCGACGCGAACGAGTCGCACGCGCCCGTCCGGGCCGTCGGCCATGCCGCGCCGACCAGTTCGCACCAGCTCTCCCCGGCCTTCCCCGGCCGTGCCCCCTGGGGCACCGCGGGCAAGCTCCGGGCCTGGCAGCAGGGGGCGCTGGACAAGTACATCGAGAAGCAGCCGCGAGACTTCCTCGCCGTCGCGACCCCGGGCGCCGGTAAGACCACCTTCGCGCTGACGCTGGCCTCGTACCTGCTCCACAACCACCTGGTGCAGCAGATCACCGTGGTCGCGCCGACCGAGCACCTGAAGAAGCAGTGGGCCGAGGCCGCCGCCCGGATAGGCATCAAGCTGGACCCCGGCTACTCCTCCGGGCCGCTCTCCCGGGAGTACCACGGCATCGTGGTCACCTACGCGGGCGTCGGCGTGAACCCGATGCTGCACCGCAACCGCACCGAGGCCCGCAAGACGCTGGTCGTCATGGACGAGATCCACCACGCCGGTGACTCGAAGTCCTGGGGCGAGGCGTGTTTCGAGGCCTTCGAGCCGGCCGCCCGGCGCCTCGCGCTGACCGGGACGCCGTTCCGCTCGGACACCAACCCGATCCCCTTCGTCCAGTACGAGGCCGGGAGTGACGGCATCCGCAAGTCGGTCGCCGACTACACCTACGGCTACGGGCACGCGCTCGCCGACCACGTCGTCCGTCCGGTGATCTTCCTGTCCTACAGCGGAAACATGCGCTGGCGCACCAAGTCCGGCGACGAGCTCGAGGCCCGGCTCGGCGAGCCGATGACCAAGGACCTGATCGCCCAGGCCTGGCGCACCGCGCTCTCCCCGCAGGGCGAGTGGATCCCCTCCGTGCTGCAGGCGGCCGACCGCCGGCTCACCGAGGTCCGCAAGGCGATCCCCGACGCCGGCGGCCTGGTGATCGCCACCGACCAGAACGTGGCCCGCGCCTACGCCAAGATGCTGCGCGAGATCAGCGGCGAGAAGGTCACCCTGGTGCTCTCCGACGAGACCGAGGCCTCGCAGCGGATCTCCGACTACGCGGCCGGGACCTCGCGCTGGATGGTCGCGGTCCGCATGGTGTCCGAGGGCGTCGACGTGCCCCGGCTGTGCGTCGGCGTCTACGCCACCTCGATCTCCACGCCGCTGTTCTTCGCCCAGGCCGTCGGCCGCTTCGTGCGCGCCCGCAAGCGCGGCGAGACCGCCTCCGTCTTCCTGCCGACCGTCCCGATGCTGCTGGGCTTCGCCAACGAGATGGAGCTCCAGCGCGACCATGTGCTGGACCGGCCGAAGAAGGAGGGCGAGGGCCTCTTCGACGAGGAGGACCGGCTGCTCGCCGAGGCCGAGCGGGCCAACGACGGCCCGGACGGCGCGGGCGGCGACGAGTTCTCCTACGAGGCGCTGGGCTCCGAGGCGGTCTTCGACCGGGTGCTGTACAACGCCATGGAGTTCGGGATGCAGGCGCACCCGGGCAGCGAGGAGGAGGAGGACTACCTCGGCATCCCGGGCCTGCTGGAGCCGGACCAGGTGCAGATGCTGCTGCAGAAGCGTCAGCACCGGCAGATCCAGCGGAGCAAGGGCAAGCCGGCCGAGGAGGCCGATCTGCTGGAGCTGCCGGCCGAGCAGCGGCCGGTGGTGACCCATCAGGAGCTGCGGGAGCTGCGCAAGGAGCTGAACGCGCTGGTGGCCGCCTGGCACCACCGCACCGACCAGCCGCACGGTACGGTCCACAACGAGCTGCGGCGGCAGTGCGGCGGTCCGCTGACCGCGCAGGCCACCGCCAATCAGCTGAAGGCGCGGATCGCCAAGATCCGGGAGTGGGCGAAGTAACGATCCGTCGGATCGGCCGGGTCGCTCGGAGGGTGTCGGGGCGGGGCGGTCGGACCCGCCGTTCCGGGGGTGGTCCGGGGGTGGGGCGGACGGCGCTCCGGGGGGCGCTCCGGGTTGTTCCCGGCCGCTCCGGGGCCCGTTCCCGGCCGGTCGTCCGGCCCCTCCGATCCCGGGCGTCTGTCCGGACTTCGGACTGTGCTCGAACTTGCGCCCGGTCGGGCCGGGTGGAATGCGGACCTTTGTCCGCTTCTGTCCGGTCAGGGCGAATTGATCTTGACCGAATTTTGGACAAACACTTCCGCCGCCGCATTTCCTTCACTACCTTTCCCCCACGCTCTCCCGCCGGGCAACCCCCGCGGGACGGGCATCGCAGGGCCCCAGGACGTCAAGGACGACACACCGCGGCCCTGGCGCGGCCACCCCCCTGCGCGCGACCACCGAGTCCCGGACCGGCCAGCCGATCCGCGACCGCCGCGGAAAGGAATTGCGCGTCGTGACTGCAGAGACCTCCCAGACCCTGGACCGGGGAGTCCGGGTCCTCAAGCTCCTGGCCGACTCGGAGCGCGGGCTCACCGTGACCGAACTGGCGGCCCGCCTCGCCGTCAACCGGACGGTCGTCTACCGGCTGCTGGCCACCCTGGAACAGCACGGGCTGGTCCGCCGGGACATCGGCGGCCGGGCCCGGGTGGGCCTGGGCGTGCTCCGGCTCGCCCACCGGGTCCACCCGCTGCTGCGCGAGGCGGCGCTGCCCGCGTTGCGCAGCCTCGCCGAGGACCTCGGGGCCACCGCCCATCTGACCCTGGTGGACGGCAACGAGGCGCTCGCGGTGGCCGTCGTCGAACCCAGCTG comes from Streptomyces sp. TLI_053 and encodes:
- a CDS encoding rhomboid family intramembrane serine protease, which encodes MTLLGASPGVAAEQEQSRGGGASRLLVPRPFRTGSGSNRADAAPADSGGPDSGAPGPGAPAPRPRQRAVRAAAGLVTRLAARLGEAPLTLVLLVGLWAVGAATGSLTRGPSDALLEHVGIGRPTLHAGRWWTPLTSLFWCSGIGAYVFTSLLLLLVGPAAERRLGRLRTVGVLVAGQLVGVMAGTVVVAVGARLGEQWTVSIAGQTAVGPGVGLFALAGVLGYRLTVLWRRRLHLLVLLVPLVMALYVGHLQSVQRFSGALVGLAAGALLFRRRPHLRSHRSSHTETRVLVALCLVAAALGPMIASLYDNAAGPFNTFSEIYLSHRLTPDEVADFCSVSAHDCARAHAVQRIFDTPARLMATLFPALLLVLAEGLRRGLRFAWRITVATELLWTVMLVVLFVETSTGSSDVLQYFVEALLLPMVTVGLLLATRKRFTLRLPRPVLVRLFAVVGGALAVASAAYTGLGVLAAGQFEPGATFRGLVHGLPAQFLPPAYNDLLPDYPIAVGRFARALETYCGLGFWAVALAALLLTFRRPVVQVAAEDAARARALLTEHGGGTLSFITTWDGNHYWFDEEGRAAVAYRVLNTVALTTGDPFGDPAARDRAVAGFARYCDARGWTPCFYSVTPQTRAAAGELGWRSLQVAEDTVVALPDLAFTGRKWQDIRTALNKAGKQGITAEWWSYHEAPLALKEQIRAISEEWVSEKGLPEMGFTLGGLEELDDPAVRLLIAIDEDRSVHGLTSWMPVYEDGEPVGWTLDFMRRRSDGFRGVTEFLIASAALGFKQEGARFLSLSGAPLARSEKEPPTGLQKTLDWLGRVLEPVYGFRSLLAFKAKFQPEYRPMYMAYPDPAALPSITRAIGKAYLPHLTPTQGVRLMRKLSS
- a CDS encoding SsgA family sporulation/cell division regulator; protein product: MHATAEETVQARLILSAHRSARLRVALTYRTDDPLAVRMAFPGEFSLDEPTAAAGPDSGDIVWVFARRLLAGGLELPSGVGDVQVRPGPGRSTLVELRAPEGAALVRFDAADLRRFLWRSHLLVPEGEEHLYLDADRALAQLLG
- a CDS encoding helix-turn-helix domain-containing protein, producing the protein MTAETSQTLDRGVRVLKLLADSERGLTVTELAARLAVNRTVVYRLLATLEQHGLVRRDIGGRARVGLGVLRLAHRVHPLLREAALPALRSLAEDLGATAHLTLVDGNEALAVAVVEPSWTDFHVAYRTGLRHPLGESAAGRAILEARTFPSQRRPEQGFVITRAEEQSGASGAAAALLGLSGIEGSVGVVMLNGLVPERVGPRVVEAATEVADALR
- a CDS encoding DEAD/DEAH box helicase — its product is MPLFSDANESHAPVRAVGHAAPTSSHQLSPAFPGRAPWGTAGKLRAWQQGALDKYIEKQPRDFLAVATPGAGKTTFALTLASYLLHNHLVQQITVVAPTEHLKKQWAEAAARIGIKLDPGYSSGPLSREYHGIVVTYAGVGVNPMLHRNRTEARKTLVVMDEIHHAGDSKSWGEACFEAFEPAARRLALTGTPFRSDTNPIPFVQYEAGSDGIRKSVADYTYGYGHALADHVVRPVIFLSYSGNMRWRTKSGDELEARLGEPMTKDLIAQAWRTALSPQGEWIPSVLQAADRRLTEVRKAIPDAGGLVIATDQNVARAYAKMLREISGEKVTLVLSDETEASQRISDYAAGTSRWMVAVRMVSEGVDVPRLCVGVYATSISTPLFFAQAVGRFVRARKRGETASVFLPTVPMLLGFANEMELQRDHVLDRPKKEGEGLFDEEDRLLAEAERANDGPDGAGGDEFSYEALGSEAVFDRVLYNAMEFGMQAHPGSEEEEDYLGIPGLLEPDQVQMLLQKRQHRQIQRSKGKPAEEADLLELPAEQRPVVTHQELRELRKELNALVAAWHHRTDQPHGTVHNELRRQCGGPLTAQATANQLKARIAKIREWAK